In Myxococcus virescens, a single window of DNA contains:
- a CDS encoding response regulator: MSELRHTLLFVDDEADVLDILTRMFQRRYRVLTARSGSAALEVLRKEPVDVLITDQRMPEMTGIELVATARAEGFDVTALLLTGYTHPDDIIAAINQGQVYRYITKPWDVNDLLITVKNAVEYTQLRKDKERLIRQLHQRVEALFVLYEVSRASANDPASYDNIIDRVLIAVARVLPYDCGAALIAPDEARSATLRLRCQGMVGEKALLGVKESMLGAYRKSSGLLLPEDRVITRVAGTTTQDAAAPSVYPSQLTVNLVAGGRPVGMLSLFSQRPDAFSEDDGVLLDVLANQTADAIQSLRSAEEEARHRMERMVESMADGVVLTDEKNDIVVMNPAARRLLHAGENPEEQTTRLMEERLGFQPFHLVRGWEYGGGQVLREEVKLFDRHVQTTVTPVTDARNTLRGVCVVLRDITEQKRLEERKDEFVSMVSHELRTPLTSISGALDLVLNFMAGDINERQRRYLSLARDSTEKLNAIVDDLLDLSKFAKGRLRMNFEVSYLDELVQRVVEKYGPAFGEKRVLVKPVLPRHPLRVLADPNRLDQVLNNLLNNAVKFTPEGGEVRVEIHATSSLPGYVVVSCWNSGDPIAEESLERIFDRFEQARTKANRTVRGTGLGLAICRNIVEAHGGRIWCEPCTDGVRFMVVLPTEPPPELRRGDDVADAIQLPRRQESRGRVLIIDGEPEVAFIAKALMAGRGYDVRLAFDAEDGLAAARRYAPDTVMVSVRLPDVDGLRLAEILRHDPETRRAPLLVSSAFDERQRAFRAGADAFLVRPLAPDKLLATVDSLVRGRQGPAHGRVLVVDDDAKIAAICREVLENIGFDVALAGSIEEGRRSLRERRPDVVLLDVTLPDGDGFVFLEEIKAESAGGHISVIFISARAETSSKVRALKLGGDDYLTKPFDALELGARVESVMRRKEQELSASPTTQLPGSTAIEREVQRRLSARRPFAFCYLDLDNLKAYNDYYGFAKADGVVRQTGDLMREVFAQDGAPGDFLGHVAGDDFVFITSPESVDRICQKAIETFDRIIPLYYDRQDRERGHIEAEDRYGEKRQFPIMSVSVVAVMTDGTQDHAELARRAADMKKRAKAIAGSVFLRSDQERVVRSVAG; this comes from the coding sequence TTGTCCGAGCTCCGCCACACGCTGCTCTTCGTCGACGACGAGGCCGACGTCCTGGACATCCTCACGCGGATGTTCCAGCGCCGGTACCGCGTCCTCACGGCCCGAAGCGGTTCTGCCGCGCTGGAAGTCCTGAGAAAGGAGCCGGTGGACGTCCTCATCACCGACCAGCGGATGCCCGAGATGACGGGCATCGAACTGGTGGCCACCGCGCGCGCGGAGGGCTTCGACGTCACCGCGCTGCTGCTCACGGGGTACACCCACCCGGACGACATCATCGCGGCCATCAACCAGGGGCAGGTGTACCGGTACATCACCAAGCCCTGGGACGTGAATGACCTGCTCATCACCGTGAAGAACGCGGTGGAGTACACGCAGCTGCGCAAGGACAAGGAGCGGCTGATCCGCCAGCTCCATCAGCGCGTGGAGGCGCTCTTCGTCCTGTACGAGGTCAGCCGCGCCAGCGCGAATGATCCGGCCAGCTACGACAACATCATCGACCGCGTGCTCATCGCCGTGGCGCGCGTGCTGCCGTACGACTGCGGCGCGGCGCTCATCGCGCCGGACGAGGCGCGAAGCGCGACGCTGCGGCTGCGCTGTCAGGGCATGGTGGGGGAGAAGGCGCTGCTGGGCGTGAAGGAGTCCATGCTCGGTGCGTACCGCAAGAGCAGCGGCCTCCTGCTGCCCGAGGACCGCGTCATCACCCGCGTGGCGGGCACCACCACCCAGGACGCGGCGGCGCCGTCGGTGTACCCCAGCCAGCTCACGGTGAACCTGGTCGCCGGCGGGCGCCCGGTGGGCATGCTGTCGCTGTTCAGCCAGAGGCCGGACGCCTTCTCCGAGGACGACGGCGTGTTGCTGGACGTGCTCGCCAACCAGACGGCGGACGCCATCCAGTCCCTGCGCTCGGCGGAGGAGGAAGCCCGCCACCGCATGGAGCGGATGGTGGAGTCCATGGCCGACGGCGTGGTCCTCACCGACGAGAAGAACGACATCGTGGTGATGAACCCGGCGGCGCGGCGGCTGCTGCACGCGGGGGAGAACCCCGAGGAGCAGACGACGCGGCTGATGGAGGAGCGCCTGGGCTTCCAGCCCTTCCACCTGGTGCGCGGCTGGGAGTACGGCGGCGGGCAGGTGCTGCGCGAGGAGGTGAAGCTCTTCGACCGGCACGTCCAGACGACGGTGACGCCGGTGACGGACGCGCGGAACACGCTGCGGGGCGTGTGCGTGGTGCTGCGCGACATCACCGAGCAGAAGCGGCTGGAGGAGCGCAAGGACGAGTTCGTCTCCATGGTGAGCCACGAGCTGCGCACGCCGCTGACGTCCATCTCCGGCGCGCTGGACCTGGTGCTCAACTTCATGGCCGGCGACATCAACGAGCGGCAGCGCCGTTACCTGTCGCTGGCGCGGGACTCCACGGAGAAGCTCAACGCCATCGTGGACGACCTGCTGGACCTGTCGAAGTTCGCCAAGGGCCGGCTGCGGATGAACTTCGAGGTGTCGTACCTCGACGAGCTCGTCCAGCGCGTGGTGGAGAAGTACGGCCCGGCCTTCGGCGAGAAGCGCGTGCTGGTGAAGCCCGTGCTGCCGCGCCATCCGCTGCGCGTCCTGGCGGATCCGAACCGCTTGGACCAGGTGCTCAACAACCTGCTCAACAACGCGGTGAAGTTCACCCCGGAGGGCGGGGAGGTGCGGGTGGAGATCCACGCCACCTCCAGCCTACCGGGCTACGTGGTGGTGTCCTGCTGGAACAGCGGAGACCCCATCGCGGAGGAGAGCCTGGAGCGCATCTTCGACCGCTTCGAGCAGGCGCGCACCAAGGCCAACCGCACCGTGCGAGGCACCGGCTTGGGGCTGGCCATCTGCCGCAACATCGTGGAGGCCCACGGAGGGCGCATCTGGTGCGAGCCGTGTACGGACGGCGTGCGCTTCATGGTGGTGCTGCCCACCGAGCCGCCGCCGGAGCTGCGCCGCGGCGACGACGTGGCGGACGCCATCCAGCTCCCGCGCCGGCAGGAGAGCCGCGGCCGGGTGCTCATCATCGACGGCGAGCCCGAGGTGGCCTTCATCGCGAAGGCGCTGATGGCCGGGCGTGGCTACGACGTGCGGCTGGCCTTCGACGCGGAAGACGGCCTGGCCGCCGCGCGCCGGTATGCCCCCGACACGGTGATGGTGTCCGTGCGCCTGCCGGACGTGGACGGGCTGCGGCTGGCGGAAATCCTCCGGCACGACCCGGAGACGCGCCGCGCGCCGCTGCTGGTGTCCTCCGCCTTCGACGAGCGTCAGCGCGCCTTCCGCGCGGGCGCGGATGCCTTCCTGGTGCGCCCGTTGGCGCCGGACAAGCTGCTGGCCACGGTGGACTCGCTGGTGCGCGGCCGCCAGGGCCCGGCGCACGGCCGCGTGCTGGTGGTGGACGACGATGCGAAGATCGCCGCCATCTGCCGCGAGGTGCTGGAGAACATCGGCTTCGACGTCGCGCTGGCGGGCTCCATCGAGGAGGGACGCCGCTCCCTGCGCGAGCGCCGGCCGGACGTCGTGCTGCTGGACGTGACGCTGCCGGACGGCGATGGCTTCGTCTTCCTGGAGGAGATCAAGGCGGAGAGCGCCGGTGGGCACATCTCCGTCATCTTCATCTCCGCCCGCGCGGAGACGTCCTCCAAGGTGCGCGCGCTCAAGCTGGGCGGTGACGACTACCTCACCAAGCCCTTCGACGCGCTGGAGTTGGGGGCACGCGTGGAGAGCGTGATGCGGCGCAAGGAGCAGGAGCTGTCGGCCTCTCCCACCACGCAACTGCCGGGCTCCACCGCCATCGAGCGCGAGGTGCAGCGGCGCCTCTCCGCGCGCCGCCCCTTCGCCTTCTGCTACCTGGACCTGGACAACCTCAAGGCCTACAACGACTACTACGGCTTCGCGAAGGCGGATGGCGTGGTGCGCCAGACGGGTGACCTGATGCGCGAGGTGTTCGCGCAGGATGGCGCGCCCGGTGACTTCCTGGGCCACGTGGCCGGTGACGACTTCGTCTTCATCACCTCGCCGGAGTCGGTGGACCGCATCTGCCAGAAGGCCATTGAGACGTTCGACCGCATCATCCCGCTCTATTACGACCGGCAAGACCGCGAGCGCGGCCACATCGAGGCGGAGGACCGCTACGGGGAGAAGCGGCAGTTCCCCATCATGAGCGTGTCCGTGGTGGCGGTGATGACGGACGGAACGCAGGACCATGCGGAGTTGGCGCGGCGCGCCGCGGACATGAAGAAGCGCGCCAAGGCGATTGCGGGCTCCGTCTTCCTGCGCAGTGACCAGGAGCGGGTGGTACGCTCCGTGGCCGGATGA
- the lexA gene encoding transcriptional repressor LexA — protein sequence MEELTERQREILSFIVKETETRGFPPTIREIGEHMDIRSTNGVNDHLKALERKGYLNRGEQQSRSLVPTKRARLLLGLGARKDSGMVEIPLLGKVAAGAPLLAQENMEDSVKIDSFLLGGVNGREVFALRVKGQSMIDDGIHDGDYLFVKKTPSAQPGEIVVALIEDEATVKRYYPEGDRIRFQPANATMQPIYVSRAEFRSTMILGQVVGVYRKLQGGRTP from the coding sequence ATGGAAGAGCTCACGGAACGCCAGCGCGAGATTCTCAGCTTCATCGTCAAGGAGACGGAGACCCGGGGCTTCCCGCCGACGATTCGCGAAATCGGGGAGCACATGGACATCCGCTCGACGAACGGCGTCAACGACCACCTGAAGGCGCTGGAGCGCAAGGGCTACCTGAACCGGGGCGAACAGCAGAGCCGCTCCCTGGTGCCCACCAAGCGCGCGCGGCTGCTGCTCGGCTTGGGGGCTCGCAAGGACTCCGGCATGGTGGAGATTCCCCTGCTGGGCAAGGTCGCCGCCGGCGCGCCGCTGCTGGCGCAGGAGAACATGGAGGACTCCGTCAAGATCGACAGCTTCCTGCTCGGAGGTGTGAATGGCCGCGAGGTCTTCGCCCTGCGCGTGAAGGGGCAGTCGATGATTGACGACGGCATCCACGACGGGGACTACCTCTTCGTGAAGAAGACGCCGTCCGCCCAGCCGGGTGAAATCGTGGTGGCCCTCATCGAGGACGAGGCCACGGTGAAGCGCTACTACCCGGAAGGGGACCGCATCCGCTTCCAGCCGGCCAACGCCACCATGCAGCCCATCTACGTGAGCCGCGCGGAGTTCCGGTCCACGATGATTCTGGGTCAGGTGGTGGGCGTGTACCGCAAGCTCCAGGGCGGCCGCACCCCGTAG
- a CDS encoding tetratricopeptide repeat protein — MFPRPRALSLIALLALTGCDDETPRVKPKDHAEGLYVKGTAEYLQGHFDAALASFEAMKQIAPDDPRLPAARGEVYLSMGRLTDAAAEFEAALKLEPKRSTNWSRLGFIQTQLGQVVEAQSSLRKALALFPQDFNALESLGDLDLKKGDHDAAVRHFTLASNAAPSPEQKSALIMRALDVLSSKQRYPELLAAAQKAVDDGIHTADVLATLGDALVRAGNLTEAANAYRDAASRSPRDPTLWELVGEIQMKLDKPGDAISAYKESLRVKDRAIVHVALARIHLGRNDDAAAKEELAAALESVSGQDIRELRELASLLATMDRKPDALRILANLSAEQDHAKDAELHVATAQLARELKDTGVLQAACARATAADATLKKCP; from the coding sequence ATGTTCCCGCGACCGCGCGCCCTCTCCCTGATTGCCCTGCTCGCCCTGACGGGCTGTGACGACGAGACGCCTCGCGTCAAACCGAAGGACCACGCGGAGGGCCTCTACGTCAAAGGCACCGCCGAGTACCTCCAGGGCCACTTCGACGCCGCCCTGGCCTCCTTCGAGGCCATGAAGCAGATTGCCCCGGACGACCCGCGCCTGCCCGCCGCGCGCGGCGAGGTGTACCTCTCCATGGGCCGGCTGACGGACGCCGCCGCCGAGTTCGAGGCCGCCCTGAAGCTGGAGCCCAAGCGCTCCACCAACTGGAGCCGGCTGGGCTTCATCCAGACGCAGCTGGGCCAGGTGGTCGAAGCCCAGAGCTCGCTGCGCAAGGCCCTGGCCCTCTTCCCTCAGGACTTCAACGCCCTGGAGTCGCTGGGGGACCTGGACCTCAAGAAGGGCGACCACGACGCGGCTGTGCGGCACTTCACGCTCGCGTCCAACGCGGCGCCCTCCCCGGAGCAGAAGTCCGCGCTCATCATGCGCGCGCTGGACGTCCTGTCCTCGAAGCAGCGCTACCCGGAGCTGCTGGCCGCGGCCCAGAAGGCCGTGGATGACGGCATCCACACCGCGGACGTGCTCGCCACCCTGGGGGATGCCCTGGTGCGCGCCGGCAACCTCACCGAGGCCGCCAACGCCTACCGCGACGCCGCCAGCCGCTCGCCTCGGGATCCCACGCTCTGGGAGCTCGTCGGCGAAATCCAGATGAAGCTGGACAAGCCCGGGGACGCCATCAGCGCGTACAAGGAGTCCCTGCGCGTGAAGGACCGCGCCATCGTCCATGTGGCGCTGGCCCGTATCCACCTGGGGAGGAATGACGACGCGGCCGCGAAGGAGGAGCTGGCCGCGGCGCTGGAGTCCGTGTCCGGCCAGGACATCCGCGAGCTGCGGGAGCTGGCCAGCCTGCTGGCCACCATGGACCGCAAGCCGGACGCGCTGCGCATCCTCGCCAACCTCAGCGCGGAGCAGGACCACGCGAAGGACGCCGAGCTGCACGTCGCCACCGCTCAACTGGCGCGGGAACTCAAGGACACCGGCGTCCTGCAAGCCGCCTGCGCGCGGGCGACGGCCGCTGACGCCACCCTCAAGAAGTGCCCTTGA
- a CDS encoding LysM peptidoglycan-binding domain-containing M23 family metallopeptidase: MAPCVSSRARGALRVFLLAVLLSGCVGTRASSVAGPDTGLDAVSREDETAEVTDAAERTTPLPFNLRGVHDEPELVAVRHTVAPGETMYRISRTYGLTVEELGAANGIKAPWALAVGQELTIPGFERSVPVRALAEADPEPVRTSTSAGGRRSVPTLGRREEPPSRSRSLSRPASATGRPRVATQGQLDWPLRGVLYGRFGKKGKEPHDGIDLAAPSGTPVKTAQEGTVLYAGEQRGYGNIVIVEHTNKLITLYAHNRDLRVRTGQKVRREQVIATVGESGRTSGPHLHFEVRLDGKPVDPLDFLGPMPSS, from the coding sequence TTGGCGCCGTGCGTGTCCAGCCGAGCGCGTGGGGCGCTCCGGGTGTTCCTCCTGGCCGTGCTGCTGAGCGGCTGCGTGGGCACCCGGGCATCCTCCGTTGCCGGGCCGGACACCGGGTTGGACGCCGTTTCGCGTGAGGACGAGACGGCGGAAGTCACCGACGCGGCGGAGCGGACCACGCCGCTGCCGTTCAATTTGCGGGGCGTCCACGATGAACCGGAGTTGGTGGCCGTGCGCCACACCGTGGCACCGGGCGAGACGATGTACCGCATCTCCCGCACCTACGGCCTCACGGTGGAGGAGCTGGGGGCGGCCAACGGCATCAAGGCGCCGTGGGCGTTGGCGGTGGGGCAGGAGCTCACCATCCCCGGTTTCGAGCGCAGCGTGCCCGTGCGGGCCCTCGCGGAGGCGGACCCGGAGCCGGTACGGACCTCTACGTCGGCTGGGGGGCGGCGCAGCGTGCCGACCCTGGGGCGCCGTGAGGAGCCCCCGTCGCGCAGCCGGTCCCTGTCGCGTCCGGCGAGCGCCACGGGCCGGCCTCGTGTGGCCACGCAGGGGCAGCTCGACTGGCCTCTGAGAGGCGTCCTGTACGGCCGCTTCGGGAAGAAGGGGAAGGAGCCGCACGACGGCATCGACCTGGCTGCGCCCTCGGGGACGCCCGTGAAGACGGCGCAGGAAGGCACGGTGCTCTACGCGGGCGAGCAGCGTGGCTACGGCAACATCGTCATCGTCGAGCACACGAACAAGCTGATCACCCTGTACGCGCACAACCGCGACCTGCGCGTGCGCACCGGGCAGAAGGTGCGCCGCGAGCAGGTGATTGCCACCGTCGGCGAGTCGGGCCGGACGTCCGGGCCCCATCTGCACTTCGAGGTGCGCCTGGACGGCAAGCCGGTGGACCCGCTCGACTTTCTGGGGCCGATGCCCTCCTCGTAG
- the surE gene encoding 5'/3'-nucleotidase SurE — protein sequence MSNKPKRILVSNDDGYFSEGLQALVEAVSPLGEVWVVAPDREQSAASHAISLHRPLRIKEVRERWFAVDGTPADCAYLAINHLLKDDRPVLMVSGINHGANLAEDIMYSGTVAAAMEGALLGVPAIAFSLVARRNFDFAPGARFARSLVSSALSRPLPPRMLLNVNIPGGVEPEGFVVTRQGRHSYGYEVVENEDPRGRKYYWIGGNDYQHEDIPGSDCNAVFRDKRVSVTPLHFELTDHGRLPDLSGWQVDGFNRHEPDGA from the coding sequence GTGAGCAACAAGCCCAAGCGCATCCTGGTTTCCAACGACGACGGCTATTTCTCAGAGGGGCTTCAGGCGCTGGTCGAGGCCGTGAGCCCCCTGGGGGAGGTGTGGGTGGTGGCTCCCGACCGGGAGCAGAGCGCCGCCTCCCACGCCATCTCCCTGCACCGGCCGCTGCGCATCAAGGAGGTGCGGGAGCGGTGGTTCGCCGTCGACGGAACCCCCGCGGACTGCGCTTATCTGGCGATCAACCATCTCCTGAAGGATGATCGCCCGGTACTCATGGTTTCCGGCATCAACCACGGCGCGAATCTGGCCGAAGACATCATGTACTCCGGCACGGTGGCCGCGGCGATGGAGGGTGCGCTCCTGGGCGTGCCCGCTATTGCCTTCAGCCTGGTGGCCCGGCGGAACTTCGACTTCGCGCCAGGGGCCCGGTTCGCCCGTTCGCTGGTGTCCAGCGCCCTGTCGCGTCCTCTCCCGCCGCGGATGCTCCTCAACGTGAACATCCCTGGGGGCGTGGAACCTGAGGGCTTCGTCGTCACCCGCCAGGGCCGTCACTCGTACGGCTACGAGGTGGTGGAGAACGAGGACCCGCGCGGCCGGAAGTACTACTGGATTGGTGGCAACGACTACCAGCACGAGGACATCCCGGGCAGCGACTGCAATGCCGTGTTCCGGGACAAGCGCGTCTCCGTCACTCCGCTGCACTTCGAGCTGACGGACCATGGCCGGCTTCCGGACCTCTCCGGGTGGCAGGTCGATGGCTTCAACCGGCATGAACCGGACGGTGCCTAG
- the eno gene encoding phosphopyruvate hydratase, with translation MTEISQILAREVLDSRGNPTVEAEVQLAGGARGRAAVPSGASTGEHEAIELRDGDKHRYLGKGVQKAVKNVVDVLAPALVGMDAADQFAVDQRMLELDGTATKGKLGANAILAVSMAAARAAADAHGLPLYRYVGGVQARTLPVPLMNILNGGAHADTRVDVQEFMVVPAGASSFAEGLRWGAEVFHALKKILKGRKLATGVGDEGGYAPDLPANEEALKLIMEAIDQAGFKAGEQLFLALDVAASEFFDKGSKKYKLKGEGKEYDSTGLLEYYRGLSERYPIISIEDGMAEDDWEGWKKLTDALGSRMQLVGDDLFVTNVERLGRGIETGTANSILVKVNQIGTLTETFDAVRMAHRAGYTSVMSHRSGETEDTTIADLAVALDCGQIKTGSASRSDRVAKYNQLLRIEGELGAAARYAGKSVFRALNQKK, from the coding sequence ATGACCGAGATTTCTCAGATTCTGGCGCGCGAAGTGCTCGACTCCCGTGGCAACCCCACCGTGGAGGCGGAGGTCCAGCTTGCCGGAGGCGCTCGTGGCCGCGCCGCGGTGCCGTCCGGTGCGTCCACCGGTGAGCATGAGGCCATCGAGCTGCGCGACGGCGACAAGCATCGCTACCTGGGCAAGGGTGTGCAGAAGGCCGTGAAGAACGTGGTGGACGTGCTCGCGCCCGCGCTGGTGGGCATGGACGCGGCGGATCAGTTCGCGGTGGACCAGCGGATGCTGGAGCTGGACGGCACCGCCACCAAGGGCAAGCTGGGCGCCAACGCCATCCTCGCGGTGTCCATGGCGGCCGCTCGCGCCGCGGCGGACGCGCACGGGCTGCCGCTGTACCGCTACGTGGGCGGCGTGCAGGCGCGGACCCTGCCGGTGCCGCTGATGAACATCCTCAACGGCGGCGCGCACGCGGACACCCGCGTGGACGTGCAGGAGTTCATGGTGGTGCCCGCCGGTGCGTCCTCCTTCGCGGAGGGCCTGCGCTGGGGCGCCGAGGTGTTCCACGCGCTGAAGAAGATTCTCAAGGGCCGCAAGCTGGCCACGGGCGTGGGCGACGAGGGCGGCTACGCCCCGGACCTGCCGGCGAACGAAGAGGCGCTGAAGCTCATCATGGAGGCCATCGACCAGGCGGGCTTCAAGGCCGGTGAGCAGCTCTTCCTGGCCCTGGACGTGGCGGCCAGCGAGTTCTTCGACAAGGGCAGCAAGAAGTACAAGCTGAAGGGCGAGGGCAAGGAGTACGACTCGACCGGCCTGCTCGAGTACTACCGGGGCCTCTCCGAGCGCTACCCCATCATCTCCATCGAAGACGGCATGGCGGAGGATGACTGGGAGGGCTGGAAGAAGCTCACCGACGCGCTGGGTTCGCGCATGCAGTTGGTGGGTGACGACCTCTTCGTCACCAACGTGGAGCGCCTGGGCCGCGGCATCGAGACGGGCACGGCCAACTCCATCCTCGTGAAGGTGAACCAGATTGGCACCCTGACGGAGACGTTCGACGCCGTGCGCATGGCGCACCGCGCCGGGTACACGTCCGTCATGAGCCACCGCTCCGGCGAGACGGAGGACACCACCATCGCCGACCTGGCCGTGGCGCTGGACTGCGGGCAGATCAAGACGGGCTCCGCGTCCCGCTCCGACCGCGTGGCCAAGTACAACCAGTTGCTGCGCATCGAAGGCGAGCTGGGGGCCGCGGCCCGCTACGCTGGCAAGTCGGTGTTCCGCGCCTTGAACCAGAAGAAGTGA
- a CDS encoding ADP-ribosylglycohydrolase family protein has translation MKGPDPLLAQRRRGALLGMAVGNALSVPTAHRPFMAVPFPKQAEGPYIKLMGGGPHELRRGQVTEEVQLAACLSHSLRAMKRYDAADALRRYRAWQPHAFDVSEPMTEVFEDCQTSGFPPLGAGRRVWLRAYRKPADPGSLARAAPLGVYLAGDAHALTQASLEDSALTHFDPRCQLACAAFNAAIGHAVTHGAGLKAADLIPAAESGLLLAGAALGRSASDYVQEVSFAASLLREDLAIAQQEDPMLYGPELHLHRPLHAVRVAFRLAFWELLHAPSAEAALLDVVHRGGDTEAHATITGALVGAFHGEQALPEEWRKQVLEALSTVKGPLWDVYHPRHLLALSNA, from the coding sequence TTGAAGGGGCCTGACCCATTGCTCGCTCAACGGCGCCGCGGCGCGCTGCTCGGCATGGCCGTGGGCAATGCCCTGTCCGTCCCCACCGCGCACCGGCCCTTCATGGCCGTTCCCTTTCCCAAACAGGCGGAGGGGCCCTACATCAAGCTGATGGGCGGCGGTCCGCATGAGCTGCGCCGCGGCCAGGTGACAGAAGAGGTCCAGCTCGCGGCCTGCCTGAGCCACAGCCTCCGGGCCATGAAGCGTTACGATGCCGCGGACGCACTGCGTCGTTACCGCGCCTGGCAGCCGCACGCCTTCGACGTCAGCGAGCCCATGACGGAGGTCTTCGAGGACTGCCAGACGTCGGGATTCCCGCCCCTGGGCGCGGGCAGGCGCGTGTGGCTGCGTGCGTACCGGAAGCCCGCGGACCCGGGGAGCCTGGCCCGCGCGGCGCCGCTGGGCGTGTATCTGGCGGGTGACGCCCACGCGCTCACCCAGGCCTCGCTGGAGGACTCCGCCCTCACCCACTTCGACCCGCGCTGCCAGCTCGCCTGCGCGGCCTTCAACGCGGCCATTGGCCATGCCGTCACCCATGGCGCGGGCCTGAAGGCCGCCGACCTCATCCCCGCCGCGGAGTCGGGCCTGCTGCTGGCCGGCGCGGCGCTCGGGCGTTCCGCCAGTGACTACGTGCAGGAGGTGTCCTTCGCCGCGTCGCTCCTGCGCGAGGACCTGGCCATCGCCCAGCAAGAGGACCCGATGCTGTACGGGCCAGAGCTGCACCTCCACCGTCCCCTGCACGCGGTGCGCGTCGCCTTCCGGCTGGCCTTCTGGGAGCTGCTCCACGCCCCCAGCGCCGAGGCCGCGCTCCTGGACGTCGTCCACCGGGGCGGCGACACGGAGGCCCACGCCACCATCACCGGCGCGCTCGTGGGCGCCTTCCATGGCGAGCAGGCCCTGCCCGAGGAGTGGCGGAAGCAGGTCCTGGAGGCCCTGAGCACCGTCAAGGGGCCGCTGTGGGATGTCTATCACCCCCGGCACCTGCTGGCCCTGAGCAACGCCTGA
- a CDS encoding type II toxin-antitoxin system RatA family toxin — MPGASRTIVVNAPIEKVFDVITQYERYPEFLPEVKGIRTENRKGNTVDVHYKVDVVKTINYSIHVTEERPTRMSWTYIKGEFMKDNRGSWVLEPEGEGKTKATYTVEMALGALVPKSVVSALVETSLPKMLDAFKRRFEAP; from the coding sequence ATGCCTGGCGCCTCGCGAACCATCGTCGTCAACGCCCCCATCGAGAAGGTCTTCGACGTCATCACCCAGTACGAGCGGTACCCGGAGTTCCTTCCCGAGGTGAAGGGCATCCGGACCGAGAACCGCAAGGGCAACACGGTGGACGTCCACTACAAGGTGGATGTGGTGAAGACCATCAACTACTCCATCCACGTCACGGAGGAGCGGCCCACCCGCATGTCCTGGACCTACATCAAGGGCGAGTTCATGAAGGACAACCGGGGCAGCTGGGTCCTGGAGCCCGAGGGTGAGGGCAAGACGAAGGCCACCTACACCGTGGAGATGGCCCTGGGCGCGCTGGTGCCCAAGAGCGTCGTCTCCGCGCTGGTGGAGACCTCGTTGCCGAAGATGCTGGACGCGTTCAAGCGCCGCTTCGAGGCGCCCTGA
- the glpX gene encoding class II fructose-bisphosphatase, producing the protein MDRNLAMEVVRVTEMAAIASARLMGRGNKDESDQAAVDAMRRAFDALQIDGTVVIGEGERDEAPMLYIGEKVGKRGEGAPEVDIALDPLEGTNLCAYGRPGSIAVVAMAGKGGLLNAPDTYMEKMAVGPRARGAIDLRKTPTENLRSIAEKMKVYVEDLTVVVLDRERHTDLIKEIRAAGARIRLIEDGDVAGAIATCFEDTGVEVLMGIGGAPEGVIAAAAIRATGGDMQGRLVPRNQGEIERAKSMGITDISKIYTAEELAKGEVMFAASGVTTGDFLKGVRFFGGGCETHSVVMRSKTGTVRFIQSVHKFDKKPGYAF; encoded by the coding sequence ATGGATCGCAACCTGGCAATGGAGGTCGTGCGCGTCACCGAGATGGCGGCCATCGCCTCCGCACGACTGATGGGCCGCGGCAACAAGGACGAGTCGGATCAGGCGGCCGTGGACGCCATGCGCCGCGCCTTCGACGCGCTGCAGATTGATGGCACCGTCGTCATCGGCGAGGGCGAGCGCGACGAGGCGCCCATGCTCTACATCGGCGAGAAGGTGGGCAAGCGTGGCGAGGGGGCGCCCGAGGTGGACATCGCCCTGGACCCGCTGGAGGGCACCAACCTGTGCGCCTATGGCCGTCCGGGCTCCATCGCCGTGGTGGCCATGGCGGGCAAGGGCGGGCTGCTCAACGCCCCCGACACGTACATGGAGAAGATGGCCGTGGGCCCGCGCGCCCGGGGCGCCATCGACCTGCGCAAGACGCCCACCGAGAACCTCCGCTCCATCGCGGAGAAGATGAAGGTCTATGTGGAAGACCTCACGGTGGTGGTGCTGGACCGCGAGCGTCACACCGACCTCATCAAGGAGATTCGCGCGGCGGGCGCCCGCATCCGGCTCATCGAGGACGGTGACGTGGCCGGCGCCATCGCCACGTGTTTCGAGGACACGGGCGTGGAGGTGCTGATGGGCATCGGCGGCGCGCCCGAGGGCGTCATCGCCGCGGCGGCCATCCGCGCCACCGGCGGTGACATGCAGGGCCGGCTCGTTCCCCGCAACCAGGGCGAAATCGAACGCGCCAAGTCGATGGGCATCACCGACATCTCGAAGATCTACACCGCCGAGGAGCTGGCCAAGGGCGAGGTCATGTTCGCCGCCTCCGGCGTCACCACCGGCGACTTCCTCAAGGGCGTGCGCTTCTTCGGCGGCGGCTGCGAGACGCACTCCGTCGTCATGCGCAGCAAGACGGGCACCGTCCGCTTCATCCAGTCGGTGCACAAGTTCGACAAGAAGCCGGGGTACGCTTTCTAG